Proteins co-encoded in one Rhopalosiphum maidis isolate BTI-1 chromosome 2, ASM367621v3, whole genome shotgun sequence genomic window:
- the LOC113555126 gene encoding protein artichoke-like, which translates to MRSNDWWPLVWICIFLCFHAHSVGGQSPTPTIITTCPPQVPNQSCSCYDFEDGIFLECPGATGTGVRNALSSVAGGLIQSLSIYDLESTVSILSTDLFPPNTKLRQLQISHSNLSVIAEDGLNNIKSLESFAMLSGKLREIPQKTFTSLTLLKTIDIESNDIAELGSYAFSGLQLIKINLKGNSILKISEYSFAGLETSLTELDLSDNKIKTFPTSAVRRLERLMSLRIAWNEIASIHDDRYSYMKSLVQLDLSSNNFESVPEDAFRLFPKLKMLSLYYNSVESIHKRGFSTLIELETIDISRNKIVFMDFSTFKYNIHLRTIDLSHNHIHYISGLFANLPELRELFLSENNILEISGDSFSNSPKLSVIYIQQNAIRIIESGAFSSSPELMQLYLSENYIETIDANVFFYCNKLTSLSLDNNRIVKIENGAFRNNYRLKELRLQNNKLSKILRTQFETLPELLELHLQNNAIVEIESGAFKTLKNLQHINLQSNVLTHLGDVFLHDAPSLVSIQIDSNVLASLNNKSLHGQSNLKVMWLSHNKLTKLDKSLFADLNQVQRIYLNNNSIENIELGTFESMQALVFLDLSFNQLQEITSKTFAELRGLNELHLTDNRISRIDANSFAALKKLTVLNLSNNPLTKLHRYMFQKDLPIQNLYLNNCSLRTIDNGTFSNLNVLNELYMKHNYLFADALIQVDVPTLTILDISYNNLDGLNSTVLKYLPNLKRVYLDSCNIGQISATTFKFNLEVSMMSLSNNKLTALPADLFKGQTSLNMLILDGNDFNAMPYATLANCESLKKLSIARNMLTELDMSKLTSMKNLQSLSISENRVQILAGFPSSYFTLLTDLNLSNNILSSLPLNFFQSLEHLDMSNNHFRKVPQLTKNLQFLNLTHNPLGQIHETTKPMTIEHTDLEELHVCGTNLSVLASNDFLSFTNLHRLYMSDNKISKISPGTFSVLEELHTLDLSNNLMEFLPQERLQGLSRMRLLNLSRNSLKEIEDLSSDLISLQVLDISYNQLEKISKGLFRNLESLAELHLYGNWLSFISPDAFRSLKKLNMLDLGKNNFKNLPINALRPLETQIKSLRTEENPINCDCDQQELWEWMRDHQKLTSDLSTKGLICHHPPELKGQKFMELEPPAFCAMPIVLKLAIQDIQPYSIFVSWKGRNHTGLHGYRVAYYPIEDPDYPAAAISSVAVMPNIMNKFLDKNTQTTLLDNLKPETRYLVCVLGLGNWIPMNSSRHLQDGSQSSRCTEVKTLEGDIAYYSDEHHKSSILTRRLGLIIGSCLGCVVFIVLVSVLGYLKIKKQREDTKREQPLPPEYLSYRHFSLHTADPIVAAPALSQIGPITTVH; encoded by the exons ATGAGATCCAATGACTGGTGGCCGTTAGTGTGGATATGCATATTCCTCTGTTTCCATGCTCATTCTGTCGGTGGTCAATCACCGACACCAACTATAATCACAACGTGTCCGCCTCAAGTTCCTAATCAGTCGTGTTCTTGTTACGACTTTGAGGACGGCATTTTTCTCGAATGTCCCGGAGCCACTGGAACGGGTGTGCGCAATGCACTGTCCTCTGTAGCCGGAGGTTTAATTCAGTCACTGAGCATCTACGACTTGGAATCTACCGTATCTATCTTGTCAACAGACTTATTTCCTCCAAACACCAAACTCCGACAACTTCAAATATCCCACTCTAACCTATCGGTAATCGCAGAAGATGGGTTGAATAACATTAAAAGTTTAGAGTCTTTTGCAATGCTATCGGGTAAACTACGGGAAATACCTCAAAAAACTTTCACCAGTTTGACATTATTGAAGACAATCGATATCGAATCCAACGATATCGCCGAACTGGGCAGTTATGCTTTCTCTGGTTTGCAGTTAATCAAAATCAACCTCAAGGGTAACTCAATACTAAAGATATCAGAGTACTCATTTGCTGGACTAGAAACCAGTCTCACTGAACTTGATCTGTCtgataataagataaaaaccTTTCCAACGTCCGCTGTCAGACGGCTAGAGCGTCTCATGTCCTTAAGAATCGCATGGAACGAAATAGCGTCGATTCACGACGACCGTTATTCCTATATGAAAAGTCTTGTGCAGCTAGACCTGAGttccaataattttgaatcagTTCCTGAGGATGCATTCCGTTTATTTCCTAAGCTCAAGATGCTGTCTCTTTACTATAATTCAGTTGAAAGCATACACAAACGAGGTTTTAGCACACTAATCGAACTTGAAACTATCGACATTAGTcgcaataaaatagtttttatggaTTTTAGCACATTTAAGTACAACATTCACTTACGGACAATAGACTTAAGCCATAatcatattcattatattagcGGTTTGTTTGCTAATCTTCCCGAGCTCAGAGAACTATTCCTTTCTGAAAACAATATACTAGAAATCTCGGGTGACTCATTTTCTAATTCTCCAAAGTTATCGGTAATATACATTCAACAAAACGCTATCAGAATAATCGAATCTGGTGCTTTTTCAAGTTCGCCCGAACTAATGCAACTGTATTTGagtgaaaattatatagaaaccATAGATgccaatgtatttttttattgtaacaaaCTTACGTCGTTGAGTTTGGATAACAATCGcattgttaaaattgaaaacggTGCGTTCCGAAACAATTATCGACTCAAAGAACTCAGACTGCAAAACAACaaactatcaaaaatattacgaaCGCAGTTCGAGACGTTACCTGAATTGTTGGAACTACATTTACAAAACAACGCAATAGTGGAAATTGAATCGGGTGCATTCAAAACCCTCAAAAACCTACAACATATTAATCTCCAAAGTAACGTTCTCACTCATTTAGGTGACGTATTCCTACATGACGCGCCATCATTAGTGTCAATACAAATCGATTCCAATGTGTTAGCGAGTTTAAACAACAAGTCACTTCATGGTCAATCAAATCTAAAAGTAATGTGGCTTAGTCACAACAAACTGACTAAATTAGATAAATCCCTATTTGCTGACCTAAATCAAGTACAAAGGATttacttaaacaataattccATCGAGAATATTGAACTTGGAACGTTTGAATCTATGCAAGCTCTGGTATTTCTGGATCTTAGTTTTAATCAGTTACAAGAAATTACTTCTAAAACATTCGCTGAACTCAGAGGTCTGAATGAACTGCACCTTACAGATAATCGTATATCTCGGATAGACGCAAATTCATTCGCGGCGCTGAAAAAATTAACGGTTCTTAACTTGTCCAACAATCCACTGACGAAATTGCATAGGTATATGTTTCAAAAAGATTTGCccatacaaaatttatatctCAACAATTGCTCATTAAGAACTATTGATAACGGGACATTTTCCAATTTGAACGTTCTTAACGAACTTTACATGAAACATAACTACTTATTTGCCGATGCGTTAATCCAAGTGGACGTACCTACGTTGACTATATTGGATATATCTTACAATAATTTAGATGGCCTTAATTCAACTGTCTTAAAATACCTACCAAACTTGAAGCGCGTATATTTAGATAGTTGTAACATAGGTCAAATTTCCGCCACGACTTTCAAATTTAATCTCGAAGTCTCTATGATGTCTTTGTCGAATAATAAGCTAACAGCTCTACCTGCAGATTTGTTCAAAGGACAGACCAGTTTAAACATGCTAATTTTGGATGGAAACGATTTCAACGCCATGCCTTATGCCACATTGGCGAACTGTGAGAGTCTGAAAAAACTATCTATCGCCAGAAATATGTTAACCGAATTAGATATGTCAAAATTAACTAGTATGAAAAACCTTCAAAGCCTCTCAATTTCTGAAAACCGAGTTCAAATACTTGCTGGGTTTCCATCTTCGTATTTCACGCTTTTGACCGATTTGAACTTGTCAAACAACATACTATCGTCATTGccactaaatttttttcaatcactAGAACATCTAGACATGTCCAATAATCATTTCAGAAAAGTGCCCCAGCTTACCAAAAATCTCCAGTTCTTAAATCTCACTCACAACCCGCTTGGCCAAATACACGAAACAACCAAGCCCATGACGATCGAGCACACTGACTTAGAAGAACTCCACGTATGTGGAACGAATTTATCGGTGCTAGCAAGTAACGATTTCTTGTCGTTCACCAATCTTCATCGTTTGTACATgtctgataataaaatatcaaaaatatctcCCGGTACATTTAGCGTTCTCGAAGAACTACACACGCTTGACTTAAGTAATAATCTTATGGAATTTCTGCCCCAAGAAAGACTACAAGGACTATCACGTATGCGGTTGTTGAATTTGTCACGTAATTCATTAAAAGAAATCGAAGATCTTTCTTCAGACTTGATATCACTGCAGGTACTCGATATTTCATACAACCAACTGGAAAAAATCAGCAAGGGTTTGTTCCGTAACTTGGAAAGTTTGGCTGAACTACATTTATATGGAAATTGGCTGTCATTTATATCTCCGGACGCATTTCGAtcgttaaaaaaacttaatatgttAGATttgggtaaaaataatttcaagaaCTTGCCAATAAATGCTCTTAGGCCGTTGGAAACGCAAATAAAAAGTTTGCGTACAgaag aaaatccaATAAACTGTGATTGCGACCAACAAGAGCTATGGGAATGGATGAGAGACCACCAAAAGTTAACATCCGATCTAAGCACGAAAGGCTTGATTTGTCATCACCCTCCGGAACTCAAAGGTCAAAAATTTATGGAACTTGAGCCTCCTGCATTTTGTGCAATGCCAATCGTACTCAAACTCGCCATTCAAGACATTCAGCCATATTCAATCTTTGTGTCATGGAAAGGGCGAAATCACACAGGCCTTCACGGTTACAGAGTCGCGTATTATCCAATCGAAGATCCGGATTATCCAGCAGCAGCCATTTCGTCGGTTGCAGTAATGCCCAAT atcatGAACAAATTTCTCGATAAGAACACTCAAACTACTCTACTGGACAACCTTAAGCCAGAGACCCGGTACTTAGTATGTGTGTTGGGTCTAGGTAATTGGATACCGATGAACAGTTCCCGCCATCTGCAGGACGGTTCTCAGAGTAGTCGTTGTACCGAAGTGAAAACATTAGAAGGCGACATAGCGTATTACTCCGATGAACATCACAAGAGCTCAATACTGACGAGGCGGTTAGGTCTGATCATTGGCAGCTGTTTGGGTTGTGTCGTGTTTATAGTGTTGGTATCCGTTCTCGGGTatctgaaaatcaaaaaacaaagAGAAGACACGAAAAGGGAACAGCCACTTCCTCCCGAGTATTTGTCTTACAGGCATTTTTCTTTGCATACCGCCGACCCAATTGTCGCCGCTCCCGCATTAAGTCAAATTGGCCCAATTACTACTGTACATTAA